In Molothrus aeneus isolate 106 unplaced genomic scaffold, BPBGC_Maene_1.0 scaffold_34, whole genome shotgun sequence, a single window of DNA contains:
- the LOC136570497 gene encoding uncharacterized protein PF3D7_1120000-like, whose translation MSWWRKPGGFRVSLLSGAVVLLAEKGVEAAIDAIRRWNREKTNKALESKIDKASQDLDNEMKSLHEDFKKLQEIRAELEKIPDEEIAMEQKSKLKKTARELSRRIQTLQEDVKKWRETIKDELCVCRAELEKIPGNKEEDIARVLESMLNKNHRLLSQRIQTLEADVEEWSEGTWDELQLRRPELEKIRGNKMEQIAQALKSMLKNCHRLISQRTHTLEEDVQECLEATKDELRLRRA comes from the exons ATGAGCTGGTGGAGGAAACCTGGAGGCTTTAGGGTGTCCCTAT TATCTGGGGCTGTTGTCCTCCTGGCTGAGAAAGGTGTAGAAGCGGCAATCGACGCAATCA GAAGGTGGAACAGGGAGAAGACCAACAAGGCCCTGGAATCCAAAATAGACAAGGCCTCCCAGGACCTCGACAATGAAATGAAATCTCTGCATGAAGATTTCAAAAAATTACAGGAgatcagagcagagctggagaagatCCCAG ATGAGGAAATTGCAATGGAACAGAAATCCAAGTTAAAGAAGACTGCCCGGGAGCTCTCCCGAAGAATTCAAACTCTGCAAGAAGATGTAAAGAAATGGCGTGAGACCATAAAGGATGAGCTTTGtgtttgcagagcagagctggagaagatCCCAG GAAACAAAGAGGAAGATATTGCAAGGGTCCTGGAATCCATGTTGAATAAGAACCACAGGCTGCTCTCCCAAAGAATTCAAACTCTGGAAGCAGATGTAGAGGAATGGTCAGAGGGAACATGGGATGAGCTTCAGCTTCGCAGACCAGAGTTGGAGAAGATCCGAG gaaataaaatggaGCAAATTGCACAGGCCCTCAAATCTATGTTGAAGAACTGCCACAGGCTGATCTCCCAAAGAACTCATACTCTGGAAGAAGATGTACAGGAATGTCTGGAGGCCACTAAGGATGAGCTTCGGCTTCGCAGAGCATAG